A section of the Acidobacterium capsulatum ATCC 51196 genome encodes:
- a CDS encoding tetratricopeptide repeat protein, producing MHAQSSGNVVSSVESQLRAQHPAEALRTADAALKQAPGNANLWTLKGIACSELQETSAATDAYAHALRLSPDNLAALRGAAQIFDQEHDPRAVPLLRRILALSPGDTTAHEMLALNEQRHGNCHAAIRNFQQSGPALHQHPESMAAYGSCLQNLGDTQQALAIFQTLAAHFPQLNFARYDLAVILYQSRQYAAAIQTLQPLLDSGRADADTLSLASQAYEAMHDTPKAVAALREAIVSDPSNVNLYNSFAELCLDHDSYRVGIDMINAGLRLNPRAASLYLSRGLLYAQLSEYTKAQSDFSTAERLNPKQGLSAYGADVAELEKYHFDLDHSNAAVAALKAQIHQHPDSYLLHYLLAKLLSMQGPQGGPSSMADARNQAEIAVKLKPDFVAAHDLLARMELEDKNLKASAQQSREALQYDPNDRTAVYHLIAALRQSTAPEDRHELKAMVQKLAVMEKTSLNTDARAKRFQLVEVPPPSTRGAANSQQR from the coding sequence GTGCATGCACAGTCCAGCGGTAATGTCGTCTCCTCAGTCGAGTCTCAGCTTCGTGCGCAGCATCCGGCGGAGGCTTTGAGAACTGCCGATGCAGCTCTGAAGCAAGCGCCCGGCAATGCGAATCTGTGGACATTGAAGGGCATCGCCTGTTCGGAATTACAGGAAACGTCCGCAGCTACAGACGCCTACGCTCATGCGCTCCGTCTGTCTCCTGACAACCTCGCGGCCCTGCGCGGCGCTGCGCAAATATTTGATCAGGAGCATGACCCCAGGGCAGTGCCTCTTCTCCGCCGCATCCTCGCTCTTTCTCCAGGCGACACCACCGCGCACGAGATGCTGGCGCTCAACGAACAGCGCCATGGCAACTGCCATGCAGCTATCCGCAACTTTCAGCAGAGCGGCCCGGCGCTTCACCAGCATCCCGAATCGATGGCGGCCTATGGCAGTTGTCTTCAAAACCTCGGAGATACCCAGCAGGCCCTCGCGATATTTCAAACGCTCGCCGCTCATTTTCCCCAGCTCAACTTTGCAAGGTATGATCTGGCCGTTATTTTGTACCAATCGCGACAATATGCGGCGGCAATTCAAACCTTGCAGCCCTTGCTCGACTCCGGTAGAGCCGATGCCGACACTCTCAGCCTCGCCTCACAAGCCTATGAAGCCATGCATGACACTCCCAAAGCAGTCGCAGCTCTGCGCGAGGCGATTGTCTCTGACCCTTCAAATGTCAACCTGTACAACTCCTTTGCCGAACTATGCCTTGACCATGATTCGTACCGCGTCGGCATTGACATGATCAACGCGGGACTGCGCTTGAATCCTCGCGCTGCTTCACTCTATCTCTCGCGTGGATTGCTGTATGCGCAACTCTCTGAGTACACCAAAGCGCAGTCCGACTTCTCAACGGCGGAACGCCTTAACCCTAAACAAGGGTTGAGCGCCTACGGAGCGGACGTGGCTGAATTGGAGAAATATCACTTTGATCTGGATCACTCCAATGCCGCGGTCGCAGCACTTAAGGCGCAGATTCATCAGCATCCTGACAGCTATCTGCTTCACTATCTGCTGGCAAAACTGCTCAGCATGCAGGGACCTCAAGGCGGTCCATCAAGCATGGCAGATGCTCGCAACCAAGCTGAAATCGCAGTGAAACTCAAGCCGGACTTTGTTGCAGCCCATGACTTGCTGGCTCGCATGGAATTGGAAGACAAGAATTTGAAAGCATCTGCGCAGCAAAGCCGCGAGGCGTTGCAATACGATCCAAATGATCGCACTGCGGTCTACCATCTCATCGCGGCATTGCGGCAGTCCACCGCACCAGAAGATCGCCACGAACTGAAGGCGATGGTGCAAAAACTGGCTGTCATGGAGAAAACTTCACTCAACACCGATGCCCGCGCAAAGCGTTTCCAGTTGGTGGAAGTCCCGCCTCCGTCCACGCGTGGCGCCGCGAACTCACAACAACGATAG
- a CDS encoding YceI family protein: protein MFLEFAAFAAKPCRGVRGSLRLSRSVLRITHGALIALVLVGATCGAAMAQTSLKIDPAKSQVQFSLGGFHEVNGFFKVSSGDIRFDRKTGAMSGLIAVEAASGNSGNSARDKKMKGDELHASKFPAITFAPTQFTGILKDAGESSIEVHGMFTLIGKPHSIVVPMTVTINGDQCVAKGSFVVPYVEWGMKDPTMMFMKEAKDVKIDLTLDGPLTQ, encoded by the coding sequence ATGTTTCTTGAATTCGCAGCCTTCGCGGCAAAGCCTTGCCGCGGTGTTCGGGGTAGCCTTCGACTTTCCCGGAGTGTTTTACGCATCACTCATGGTGCCTTGATCGCGCTTGTTCTAGTGGGTGCGACGTGTGGCGCGGCCATGGCGCAAACTAGCTTGAAGATTGATCCGGCAAAGAGCCAGGTGCAGTTCTCGCTGGGAGGATTCCACGAGGTCAACGGTTTCTTCAAAGTCAGCAGTGGAGATATCCGCTTTGATCGCAAAACTGGCGCCATGAGTGGCTTGATTGCGGTGGAAGCTGCTAGCGGCAATAGCGGAAACAGTGCACGCGACAAGAAGATGAAAGGCGACGAACTACACGCCAGCAAGTTTCCGGCAATCACCTTTGCGCCCACCCAGTTCACCGGAATCCTCAAAGACGCAGGAGAATCTTCAATCGAGGTGCATGGAATGTTCACGTTGATCGGCAAGCCGCATTCCATTGTTGTTCCCATGACAGTTACCATCAATGGCGATCAATGTGTGGCAAAGGGTAGCTTCGTCGTTCCCTATGTTGAATGGGGTATGAAGGACCCTACGATGATGTTTATGAAAGAGGCCAAGGACGTGAAGATTGATCTCACCCTGGATGGACCGCTGACGCAGTAA
- a CDS encoding polyprenyl synthetase family protein: MTVAVPASIALRLRDLYRSSCSPKADTESRLAGALQEVLQHPGNMIRAELAFRLGRSYDLPGACSEHLAIAVEYFHTASLLFDDLPCMDDATLRRGAACIHHTYGEGAAILTALALVNHAYGLLWKGVAHSSAEARTRTLEYVEHQLGLAGLLNGQSRDLHMREASRQPRIYQQIAIGKTVSLIRMALVVPAIAGGAGEYEQCLLDRLAIAWGLSYQILDDLKDVLHTAKDSGKTASRDEKLQRPNLALTIGVEASLRRVQRLVNISDRLLARIFRQQSRLLFLHETLDRFRHEMAAIVPGATEVSL, encoded by the coding sequence ATGACAGTCGCTGTTCCCGCATCGATCGCATTACGGTTGAGAGATCTCTACCGCAGCTCCTGCAGCCCTAAAGCCGATACCGAATCCCGCCTGGCTGGCGCACTTCAGGAAGTGTTGCAGCACCCGGGCAACATGATCCGAGCAGAGCTGGCATTCCGGCTTGGGCGCTCTTACGATTTGCCCGGCGCATGCAGCGAGCACCTTGCTATCGCCGTCGAGTACTTCCATACCGCATCACTTCTCTTCGATGATCTGCCATGCATGGATGACGCAACACTGCGTCGAGGCGCTGCATGCATACACCACACCTACGGAGAAGGCGCGGCTATTTTGACTGCGCTTGCTCTCGTCAACCATGCCTATGGTTTGCTTTGGAAAGGGGTCGCTCACTCTTCGGCCGAGGCCCGCACTCGTACATTGGAGTATGTGGAGCATCAACTGGGCCTGGCAGGACTATTGAATGGCCAGAGTCGAGATCTGCACATGCGTGAGGCCTCCAGGCAGCCGCGTATCTACCAGCAAATCGCCATCGGAAAAACCGTCTCGCTCATTCGAATGGCTCTCGTCGTGCCGGCCATCGCTGGCGGAGCAGGCGAATATGAGCAGTGCCTGTTGGATCGTCTTGCCATCGCCTGGGGCCTCAGCTACCAGATTCTGGATGACCTCAAGGATGTACTGCACACCGCGAAGGACAGCGGTAAGACAGCATCTCGCGATGAGAAATTGCAGCGTCCAAACCTTGCGCTGACAATCGGCGTGGAAGCGTCTCTGCGCAGAGTACAGCGCCTGGTCAACATCAGCGACCGGCTACTCGCCAGAATCTTCAGGCAGCAGAGCCGTTTGCTGTTTTTGCATGAGACACTTGATCGCTTTCGCCATGAGATGGCCGCGATCGTACCGGGAGCCACGGAAGTCAGTCTATGA
- a CDS encoding ABC transporter permease, with product MIFFKLIITNLSRHRVRTAISIAGIAFSVAAMLTVVTILQGAVAMFSGLLSANSQIVVFEKNVSDLFFSNVPDSAVHQIQSWSIVDHANPVLFGVVASTDHPIITCFGVTADDARLRDSTWVAGRPQSFASVPNGVLLGQRASDFLHARLGSQVAIGHGTFTVIGIIRLKNGFEDGGVFMPLRMAQQFFHKQNASSVITVKLHNRKDAAQFKQMIAQHFPTLVALKDQEFDHTYSQFKILKATAWAVGICGLLLGGLGVANTMIMSVFTRIREIAILRVNGFSNGQIAAMIFGESGFVSILGAVAGLLLGIATIFLLKMIPALHGYIDSHLQPWVMLIVVVLAFLTGIAGALYPAVYAMRVRAVEALRFE from the coding sequence ATGATCTTTTTCAAACTGATCATCACCAACCTCAGCCGTCATCGTGTGCGTACAGCTATCAGCATTGCAGGCATCGCATTCAGTGTGGCGGCGATGTTGACGGTGGTGACCATCCTGCAAGGCGCAGTGGCCATGTTCTCGGGGCTGCTCTCAGCGAATAGCCAGATTGTTGTGTTTGAAAAGAATGTCTCCGATCTTTTCTTCAGCAACGTGCCCGATTCCGCAGTGCACCAGATCCAATCCTGGAGCATTGTCGATCACGCCAATCCAGTGCTCTTCGGGGTGGTGGCCAGCACCGATCATCCCATCATCACCTGCTTCGGAGTAACGGCCGACGACGCTCGCCTTCGCGACTCCACCTGGGTCGCTGGCCGACCACAAAGTTTTGCTTCAGTGCCCAATGGCGTACTGCTAGGCCAGCGCGCCTCAGACTTTCTCCATGCGAGGTTGGGCTCGCAAGTGGCAATTGGCCATGGAACCTTCACCGTCATCGGAATCATTCGTCTAAAGAATGGCTTTGAAGATGGGGGTGTCTTCATGCCTCTTCGCATGGCGCAACAGTTCTTCCACAAGCAGAATGCGTCCTCGGTCATTACTGTAAAGCTCCACAACCGAAAGGACGCAGCGCAGTTCAAGCAGATGATTGCGCAGCATTTTCCTACCCTGGTTGCGCTCAAGGATCAGGAGTTCGATCACACCTATTCGCAATTCAAAATCCTTAAAGCCACCGCCTGGGCTGTGGGCATATGCGGACTACTGTTGGGCGGCCTGGGCGTGGCGAACACGATGATCATGTCTGTCTTCACGCGCATTCGTGAAATCGCCATCCTTCGCGTGAACGGGTTTTCCAACGGACAGATTGCCGCGATGATTTTTGGCGAATCAGGCTTCGTCTCGATTCTGGGCGCTGTCGCCGGTCTTTTGCTGGGCATCGCCACGATCTTTCTACTCAAAATGATTCCAGCCCTGCATGGCTATATCGATTCGCATTTGCAACCGTGGGTGATGCTGATTGTTGTCGTGCTGGCCTTCCTTACTGGAATAGCTGGCGCTCTGTATCCGGCGGTCTATGCCATGCGAGTCCGGGCAGTGGAGGCATTGCGCTTTGAATAA
- a CDS encoding ABC transporter ATP-binding protein, which translates to MNNESSCPILIAEDVRKSYENDAIRVLNGVNFAVHRGQTVALCGPSGCGKSTLLHLMGALDEPTTGRISVNGQWLQRGRSTLHLLRHQVGFVFQLHHLIPGLTLEENCLIPAVAAGTSHADARQRLLQLAERTGIAHRLKQPIQKLSGGERQRTALCRALMNRPGILLADEPTGALDEKTSAQIFSLLMELAQTEEITLVMATHDRSLARQCDRLVEMRDGTVVETSVSSEAK; encoded by the coding sequence TTGAATAATGAAAGCAGTTGTCCCATCCTCATTGCTGAAGATGTCAGAAAGAGCTACGAAAACGACGCCATCCGCGTGCTCAATGGAGTGAACTTTGCGGTGCATCGAGGGCAGACCGTGGCCCTCTGCGGGCCTTCCGGCTGCGGCAAAAGCACATTGCTGCATCTTATGGGGGCGCTCGATGAGCCCACCACCGGCCGAATCTCCGTAAATGGGCAATGGTTGCAACGAGGGCGATCCACCCTGCACCTGCTGCGGCACCAGGTAGGCTTCGTCTTTCAACTGCATCATCTGATTCCAGGACTGACGCTTGAGGAGAATTGTCTCATCCCGGCCGTTGCCGCCGGAACTTCGCATGCTGACGCGCGGCAAAGATTACTGCAGCTTGCAGAGCGCACAGGGATTGCGCATCGCCTGAAGCAACCCATTCAAAAACTGTCAGGAGGAGAGCGCCAGCGTACCGCCCTCTGCCGGGCGCTGATGAACCGGCCCGGAATTCTGCTCGCGGATGAGCCGACTGGCGCACTCGATGAGAAAACAAGCGCGCAGATTTTTTCTCTTCTGATGGAGCTGGCTCAGACGGAAGAAATCACTCTCGTGATGGCAACGCACGACCGCAGTCTAGCTCGGCAATGCGACAGACTGGTCGAAATGCGTGACGGAACAGTTGTAGAGACCTCAGTTTCTAGCGAGGCAAAGTGA
- a CDS encoding cbb3-type cytochrome c oxidase subunit II has translation MPLPNNAAASSPQRARLFDGWRGIALITATYFYFLIFAQFGFLKRLDSLGLSDAHLKAVMAAMAIGGILASLLTPRWLRHVSPGLRLKAAMAVCATAAVLTTLPLQLLSCLVLALFVGIGLGVLTVTLVTHLPLWVGPKHALFKVALGTGLAYFLSNIPALFTAPEPVIAVAAASGMALCIPLTREEQQASAASHPSAKRCNLPFLLMLFWFTALVWFDSAMFYIVQHEPTKQSGAWVGAAHLWRTGCIHLLAALAAAWLLSRRGLPATLRSAFALLACTAALLYGSHPSALAAWLYPAGISLYSVALVAYPAYLLAALPQDRAIRAGWLYAVAGWIGSAMGIGMAQHLHRIPLWFVAVTAGLFLLPQLRRLARKFWRATIALLLTAGTSGLVYGAMHLLHEPRPQLTAIERGRQVYIGEGCIHCHSQYVRPGTPDVAMWGPASVPAMVEQEKPPLIGNRRQGPDLSNVGSRRSPLWLRIHLIDPRAVSPHSIMPSYAYLFRSSRGSDLVDYLTSLRSPGSAAFLQHQLQTWRPDAKTAQAAAALDGHHLYQEYCSTCHAPNGYVRQHWGRNFAVEPPNLATAPLQHLPPGMSSQQELLSLERIIKYGIPGTNMPGHEYLSDAQVISLAQDLTRQRHSDAK, from the coding sequence TTGCCCTTGCCGAATAATGCCGCTGCTTCGTCGCCGCAAAGAGCCCGTCTTTTCGACGGATGGCGCGGCATTGCGCTCATCACTGCAACCTATTTTTATTTCCTGATCTTTGCACAATTCGGATTTTTGAAGAGACTCGACAGCCTCGGTCTCAGCGACGCACACCTCAAAGCGGTGATGGCGGCAATGGCTATCGGAGGCATTCTTGCCAGCCTGCTCACACCGCGCTGGCTCAGGCATGTCTCCCCTGGCCTGCGGCTGAAAGCAGCGATGGCAGTCTGCGCCACGGCTGCAGTGCTCACAACTCTTCCCCTACAACTTCTCTCATGCCTTGTGCTTGCATTATTTGTGGGCATTGGCCTGGGAGTCCTTACCGTAACTCTGGTCACCCACCTGCCTCTTTGGGTTGGCCCTAAACATGCGCTCTTCAAAGTTGCACTGGGAACAGGACTCGCATATTTTCTCAGCAACATTCCGGCACTCTTCACCGCGCCGGAGCCAGTGATTGCAGTGGCCGCAGCCTCGGGAATGGCATTGTGCATTCCTTTGACCCGAGAAGAGCAGCAAGCATCCGCTGCTTCACACCCTTCGGCAAAGCGATGCAACCTGCCTTTTCTGCTGATGCTCTTCTGGTTCACGGCGCTGGTATGGTTCGACTCCGCAATGTTCTACATCGTGCAGCACGAGCCAACCAAGCAGTCTGGAGCATGGGTCGGCGCCGCGCACCTGTGGCGCACAGGCTGCATTCACCTTCTGGCGGCGCTTGCCGCGGCCTGGCTGCTCTCTCGCCGTGGACTACCCGCCACATTGCGCTCAGCATTTGCACTGCTCGCCTGCACGGCTGCCCTGTTATATGGCTCGCATCCCTCAGCCCTGGCAGCCTGGCTTTACCCTGCGGGAATCTCTCTCTATTCCGTCGCGTTGGTGGCCTACCCTGCTTATCTGCTTGCGGCATTGCCTCAGGACCGCGCCATTCGGGCAGGCTGGCTCTACGCTGTCGCAGGATGGATCGGGTCTGCGATGGGTATCGGCATGGCGCAACATCTGCACCGTATCCCCTTATGGTTTGTTGCGGTGACAGCAGGACTCTTCCTGCTGCCGCAGCTTCGCCGCCTTGCGCGTAAATTCTGGCGTGCCACTATTGCTCTACTACTGACGGCAGGCACCTCTGGATTGGTTTACGGAGCGATGCATCTGCTTCATGAGCCTCGTCCGCAGTTGACCGCTATCGAACGAGGGCGGCAAGTCTACATTGGCGAGGGCTGCATCCACTGTCACTCTCAATATGTGCGCCCCGGCACGCCTGATGTAGCCATGTGGGGGCCGGCCAGCGTTCCGGCAATGGTGGAGCAGGAGAAACCACCGCTGATTGGAAACCGGCGTCAGGGGCCAGACCTGAGCAACGTAGGCAGCCGCCGTTCTCCACTCTGGCTGCGCATTCACCTCATCGATCCCCGCGCAGTCAGTCCGCATTCCATCATGCCTTCGTATGCCTATCTCTTTCGTAGCAGTCGCGGTAGCGATTTGGTGGATTACCTGACAAGCCTGCGCAGCCCCGGCAGCGCAGCATTCCTGCAGCATCAGCTTCAGACATGGCGTCCAGACGCCAAGACGGCCCAAGCTGCCGCTGCGCTTGATGGCCACCACCTCTATCAGGAGTACTGTTCCACCTGCCATGCGCCCAACGGCTACGTTCGCCAGCATTGGGGCCGGAACTTTGCCGTAGAGCCACCCAATCTTGCAACCGCTCCCTTACAGCATCTACCGCCAGGCATGAGCTCTCAGCAAGAGTTGTTGTCTCTTGAGCGCATCATTAAATATGGCATTCCCGGCACCAATATGCCCGGCCACGAGTATCTGTCAGACGCTCAGGTTATTTCGCTCGCGC